Proteins found in one Planococcus citri chromosome 2, ihPlaCitr1.1, whole genome shotgun sequence genomic segment:
- the LOC135836972 gene encoding uncharacterized protein LOC135836972 isoform X2, which translates to MSIHEMIDPASNNNPLWNLLEIAEDLVSSIAKFCLVFTVGFIGFHLTVRIIRSLISKLYKMYRRRNPEDPEVIWERIRPHFELLMQQRPFEEIEQFLDLLVEIAELPEELFRERYNRGVQNVTLTAQ; encoded by the exons atgaGCATCCACGAAATGATAG ATCCAGCTTCAAACAATAACCCTCTATGGAACCTACTCGAAATTGCTGAAGACCTAGTCAGCTCGATAGCAAAATTTTGCTTAGTTTTTACGGTGGGTTTTATAGGCTTCCACCTTACAGTTCGGATAATTCGATCACTCATTTCCAAATTGTACAAAATGTACAGGAGAAGAAACCCAGAG GATCCGGAAGTAATATGGGAAAGGATTAGGCCGCACTTCGAATTACTTATGCAGCAACGGCCGTTCGAAGAAATCGAACAATTTTTGGATCTGCTGGTGGAGATAGCAGAACTACCAGAAGAATTATTCCGCGAACGTTACAATCGAGGAGTCCAAA ATGTGACTTTGACCGCGCAGTAG
- the LOC135836972 gene encoding uncharacterized protein LOC135836972 isoform X1 → MSIHEMIDPASNNNPLWNLLEIAEDLVSSIAKFCLVFTVGFIGFHLTVRIIRSLISKLYKMYRRRNPEDPEVIWERIRPHFELLMQQRPFEEIEQFLDLLVEIAELPEELFRERYNRGVQRIFGFQM, encoded by the exons atgaGCATCCACGAAATGATAG ATCCAGCTTCAAACAATAACCCTCTATGGAACCTACTCGAAATTGCTGAAGACCTAGTCAGCTCGATAGCAAAATTTTGCTTAGTTTTTACGGTGGGTTTTATAGGCTTCCACCTTACAGTTCGGATAATTCGATCACTCATTTCCAAATTGTACAAAATGTACAGGAGAAGAAACCCAGAG GATCCGGAAGTAATATGGGAAAGGATTAGGCCGCACTTCGAATTACTTATGCAGCAACGGCCGTTCGAAGAAATCGAACAATTTTTGGATCTGCTGGTGGAGATAGCAGAACTACCAGAAGAATTATTCCGCGAACGTTACAATCGAGGAGTCCAAA gaatttttggtttccaGATGTGA